A stretch of Dietzia lutea DNA encodes these proteins:
- a CDS encoding acylphosphatase yields MSDPGQDTVRLVAWVHGHVQGVGFRWWTRSRALELGLSGYAANKPDGRVHVVAEGPESACRALCDLLRGGETPGRVDLVVDTYEPARGGLTGFVER; encoded by the coding sequence GTGAGCGACCCGGGGCAGGACACGGTCCGCCTGGTCGCGTGGGTGCACGGTCACGTCCAGGGCGTCGGCTTCCGCTGGTGGACGCGCAGCCGCGCCCTCGAACTGGGCCTGAGCGGGTACGCGGCCAACAAGCCGGACGGCCGCGTCCACGTGGTGGCCGAGGGACCGGAGTCGGCGTGCCGGGCCCTGTGCGATCTCCTCCGCGGTGGCGAGACCCCCGGACGCGTGGACCTCGTCGTCGACACCTACGAACCGGCGCGAGGCGGACTGACGGGATTCGTCGAACGCTGA
- a CDS encoding OsmC family protein, protein MTQTPQPAPQDPAPAHGDAPGYAPGPELRVDRVGTRRYVGTSSRGARVEIGSADVEGVFTPGELLKIALGACTAMASDFTVSRRLGDDYAATVRVSGDADRENERYPRLEETYELDLSGLDPAMADRVLDMIRRSVDATCTVGRTITAGTEVALHFETGRDPE, encoded by the coding sequence ATGACCCAGACGCCTCAGCCCGCACCGCAGGATCCCGCACCCGCCCACGGGGACGCCCCCGGGTACGCCCCGGGCCCGGAGCTGCGGGTCGACCGGGTCGGCACCCGGCGCTACGTGGGCACCTCCTCGCGCGGGGCACGGGTCGAGATCGGGTCGGCCGACGTCGAGGGCGTGTTCACCCCGGGCGAGCTGCTCAAGATCGCGCTCGGTGCGTGCACGGCCATGGCGTCGGACTTCACCGTCTCCCGCCGGCTCGGTGACGACTACGCCGCGACCGTCCGCGTCTCCGGCGACGCCGACCGCGAGAACGAGCGCTACCCGCGCCTCGAGGAGACCTACGAGCTCGACCTGTCGGGCCTGGACCCGGCGATGGCCGACCGCGTGCTCGACATGATCCGCCGCTCGGTCGACGCCACGTGCACCGTCGGCCGGACCATCACCGCGGGTACCGAGGTGGCGCTGCACTTCGAGACCGGGCGCGATCCCGAGTGA
- the mutM gene encoding bifunctional DNA-formamidopyrimidine glycosylase/DNA-(apurinic or apyrimidinic site) lyase: MPELPEVEVVRRGLVDHVVGRTLVSVEVTGARTARRQPGGATEIVARLTGRTVSGARRRGKYLWLTLDGEDAAGADCLLVHLGMSGQMLVTGAGAPPVRHLHARAVLDDGNELRFVDQRTFGGWTVVPMAESRDGSGVLLPAPAAHIAADPFESAFDPLAAARVIRRRDTEIKRLLLDQTVVSGIGNIYADEALWRSGLHGRRRSGAVTLRAVTGALEHARAVMADALDAGGTSFDALYVNVNGASGYFDRSLDVYGRAGLPCGRCGTAVVREDFMNRGSHFCPVCQPAPRRRSGARRRPVVR, translated from the coding sequence GTGCCCGAACTTCCCGAGGTCGAGGTCGTCCGCCGGGGACTGGTCGATCACGTCGTGGGTCGCACGCTCGTCTCCGTCGAGGTCACCGGGGCGCGCACGGCACGCCGCCAGCCCGGGGGCGCGACCGAGATCGTCGCGCGGCTGACCGGGCGTACCGTCAGCGGGGCGCGACGCCGTGGCAAGTACCTGTGGCTCACCCTCGACGGCGAGGACGCGGCCGGCGCCGACTGCCTCCTGGTCCACCTGGGCATGAGCGGGCAGATGCTCGTCACGGGTGCCGGCGCACCGCCGGTGCGCCACCTGCACGCCCGGGCCGTCCTGGACGACGGCAACGAGCTCCGGTTCGTCGACCAGCGCACGTTCGGCGGGTGGACGGTCGTGCCGATGGCTGAGTCCCGTGACGGCAGCGGGGTGCTGCTGCCCGCGCCGGCCGCGCACATCGCCGCCGACCCGTTCGAGTCCGCGTTCGACCCCCTCGCCGCCGCCCGGGTCATCCGACGCCGCGACACCGAGATCAAGCGGCTCCTGCTGGACCAGACCGTCGTGTCCGGCATCGGCAACATCTACGCCGACGAAGCGCTGTGGCGCTCCGGTCTGCACGGTCGGCGACGGTCCGGCGCGGTCACCCTGCGCGCCGTCACCGGCGCCCTCGAGCACGCCCGCGCGGTGATGGCCGACGCCCTCGACGCCGGCGGCACCTCGTTCGACGCGCTGTACGTCAACGTCAACGGCGCCTCCGGGTACTTCGACCGGTCGCTCGACGTCTACGGCCGTGCGGGCCTGCCGTGCGGCCGCTGCGGGACCGCCGTCGTGCGCGAGGACTTCATGAACCGGGGCTCACACTTCTGCCCCGTCTGCCAGCCCGCGCCCCGCCGCCGGAGCGGGGCGCGCCGCCGCCCGGTCGTACGATGA
- the rnc gene encoding ribonuclease III produces MTDQPSPLDTVLGVALPAGLATQALTHRSYAYEHGGLPHNERLEFLGDAVLELVVTEYLYNAYPDRPEGDLAKIRASLVNTYVLADIARELGDGGLGRHLRLGRGEELTGGRDKHSILADTLEAVFGSVYLTHGLETARGLIEKIIGDRLTVVPHLGAALDWKTSLQEKCASLGRPKARYEITSTGPDHDKTFSAVVFVGDDALGEGTGRTKKEAEQKAAEQAWAALDGATADRTAG; encoded by the coding sequence GTGACCGACCAGCCCTCGCCGCTGGACACCGTCCTGGGCGTGGCCCTGCCCGCCGGCCTGGCGACCCAGGCGCTGACCCACCGCTCCTACGCCTACGAGCACGGGGGGCTGCCGCACAACGAGCGCCTGGAGTTCCTCGGCGACGCCGTGCTGGAGCTCGTCGTGACGGAGTACCTCTACAACGCGTACCCGGACCGCCCCGAGGGCGACCTGGCCAAGATCCGCGCGAGCCTGGTCAACACGTACGTCCTGGCCGACATCGCCCGCGAACTCGGCGACGGCGGACTGGGCCGACACCTGCGGCTGGGCCGCGGCGAGGAGCTCACCGGCGGCCGGGACAAGCACTCGATCCTCGCCGACACCCTCGAGGCGGTGTTCGGATCGGTCTATCTCACCCACGGCCTCGAGACGGCCCGCGGCCTGATCGAGAAGATCATCGGCGACCGCCTGACGGTCGTGCCCCATCTGGGCGCGGCGCTGGACTGGAAGACCAGCCTCCAGGAGAAGTGCGCGTCGCTCGGCCGGCCCAAGGCGCGCTACGAGATCACCTCCACGGGCCCGGACCACGACAAGACCTTCTCCGCCGTGGTGTTCGTCGGCGACGACGCGCTCGGCGAGGGCACCGGCCGCACCAAGAAGGAGGCCGAACAGAAGGCGGCCGAGCAGGCCTGGGCGGCCCTGGACGGGGCCACGGCGGACCGGACCGCCGGCTGA
- a CDS encoding YceD family protein yields MSTTSRTPRHGRPAADSLVLDTRVLSRTPGAMEPVQRAAVLPSDIGVELIRIPSGSQVELDLMMTFVDEGVLVTGSVSGRADVECARCLGEFTTDVAVELTEMYATPGTAAADGAEEDEVRLLDGELIDLEPALVDAFGLEFPMSPTCTDYGHDKCVNPETPAPDGVSGEETGRIDPRWAGLAEKFGMTDPADSDGDRA; encoded by the coding sequence GTGTCCACCACCTCCCGCACCCCCCGCCACGGCCGTCCGGCCGCCGATTCGCTCGTCCTCGACACCCGCGTGCTCTCCCGCACGCCCGGCGCGATGGAGCCGGTGCAGCGCGCCGCCGTGCTGCCCTCCGACATCGGCGTCGAGCTCATCCGGATCCCGAGCGGGTCGCAGGTCGAGCTGGACCTGATGATGACGTTCGTCGACGAGGGCGTGCTGGTCACCGGGTCGGTCAGCGGCCGGGCCGACGTCGAGTGCGCGCGCTGCCTCGGTGAGTTCACCACCGACGTCGCCGTGGAATTGACCGAGATGTACGCGACCCCCGGCACCGCCGCGGCCGACGGCGCGGAGGAGGACGAGGTGCGACTGCTCGACGGCGAGCTGATCGACCTCGAACCGGCCCTCGTCGACGCGTTCGGTCTCGAGTTCCCCATGTCGCCCACGTGCACCGACTACGGACACGACAAGTGCGTGAACCCCGAGACCCCCGCCCCGGACGGGGTCTCCGGCGAGGAGACCGGCCGCATCGACCCGCGCTGGGCCGGACTGGCGGAGAAGTTCGGCATGACGGACCCGGCCGACTCCGACGGGGACCGCGCGTGA
- a CDS encoding DivIVA domain-containing protein, which translates to MYRVFQALDELNAMIEDARSLPMTANCVVPRHESLLLLDDIRDSFPGELDDAQDVLDQRDRVLAEADATARETVAAADAEADRTLRDAREDADAMLADAKSRADRMVAEATAHADGLVGDARAEAAELLDRSRRDAESTTTRARAEADRLVEQANILYDRTITEARQEQQRMLSESEVVRIADEEAARVRDAAHAESERRREECDAYIDEKMARFEEFLGATLRTVARGREELHGVAPAARRDPAARRGTRDDERFGDGYGDY; encoded by the coding sequence GTGTACCGAGTGTTCCAGGCCCTCGACGAGCTGAACGCGATGATCGAGGACGCCCGCAGTCTGCCCATGACCGCGAACTGCGTGGTGCCCCGGCACGAGTCCCTGCTGTTGCTCGACGACATCCGCGACTCCTTCCCCGGCGAACTCGACGACGCCCAGGACGTGCTCGACCAGCGCGACCGGGTGCTGGCCGAGGCGGACGCCACCGCTCGCGAGACCGTCGCCGCCGCCGACGCCGAGGCGGACCGCACCCTGCGGGACGCCCGCGAGGACGCCGACGCGATGCTCGCCGACGCCAAGTCCCGCGCCGACCGCATGGTCGCCGAGGCCACCGCGCACGCCGACGGGCTCGTCGGTGATGCCCGCGCCGAGGCCGCCGAGCTACTGGATCGGTCCCGCCGGGACGCCGAGTCCACCACCACCCGCGCCCGCGCCGAGGCCGACCGGCTGGTCGAGCAGGCCAACATCCTCTACGACCGCACGATCACCGAGGCCCGCCAGGAGCAGCAGCGCATGCTGTCCGAGTCCGAGGTCGTCCGGATCGCCGACGAGGAGGCCGCCCGCGTGCGCGACGCCGCCCACGCCGAGAGCGAGCGCCGGCGCGAGGAGTGCGATGCCTACATCGACGAGAAGATGGCCCGCTTCGAGGAGTTCCTCGGGGCCACGCTGCGCACCGTCGCACGCGGCCGCGAGGAACTGCACGGTGTCGCGCCCGCCGCACGGCGCGATCCGGCCGCCCGCAGGGGCACCCGTGACGACGAGCGCTTCGGCGACGGGTACGGGGACTACTGA
- the coaD gene encoding pantetheine-phosphate adenylyltransferase — protein MTTVVCPGSFDPVTLGHLDIIRRAAELFDDVVVCVVANPNKQGTFTIDERKALIDEVCADIPGVRVDSFYGLLVDYCRDQGATAVIKGLRDSTDYDYELPMAHMNRSIAGVDTVFLPTRADLAFVSSSLCREVTRLGGDVSHLLPDPVAVALRERLG, from the coding sequence ATGACGACCGTCGTGTGCCCAGGCTCCTTCGACCCGGTGACCCTCGGGCACCTCGACATCATCCGCCGCGCCGCGGAGCTGTTCGACGACGTGGTCGTGTGCGTGGTCGCCAACCCCAACAAGCAGGGCACCTTCACGATCGACGAGCGCAAGGCGCTCATCGACGAGGTGTGCGCGGACATACCCGGCGTGCGGGTGGACAGCTTCTACGGACTGCTCGTGGACTACTGCCGCGACCAGGGGGCGACGGCCGTCATCAAAGGCCTGCGGGACTCCACCGACTACGACTACGAGCTGCCGATGGCCCACATGAACCGGTCCATCGCGGGCGTCGACACCGTCTTCCTGCCCACCCGGGCCGACTTGGCGTTCGTGTCGTCGTCGCTGTGCCGCGAGGTCACCCGGCTCGGCGGCGACGTCTCGCACCTGCTGCCGGATCCGGTCGCGGTCGCGCTGCGGGAGCGCCTGGGCTGA
- the rsmD gene encoding 16S rRNA (guanine(966)-N(2))-methyltransferase RsmD, with the protein MTRIISGRLRGLSITVPPAGTRPTTDRVREALFSAIDSRVDLDGAAVLDLFAGSGALGLEALSRGADTAWFVEENHRAVACLKKNTGGASSSSPSLRTIVRRAALPAAVEGDCPVPGGFHLVLADPPYERSAVLDEPVLGALLAGGWLAEDALVVWERSKRDPAVRWPAGYDVIFERTYGETTIEMARPVDTVAP; encoded by the coding sequence ATGACCCGCATCATCTCCGGCCGCCTGCGCGGGCTGTCGATCACCGTGCCGCCGGCCGGGACACGGCCCACCACCGACCGGGTCCGCGAGGCGCTGTTCAGCGCCATCGACAGCCGGGTGGACCTGGACGGCGCCGCCGTCCTCGACCTGTTCGCCGGCTCCGGGGCGCTCGGGCTCGAGGCCCTGTCCCGGGGGGCCGACACCGCGTGGTTCGTCGAGGAGAACCACCGGGCGGTGGCCTGCCTGAAGAAGAACACCGGAGGGGCCTCGTCGTCGTCACCCTCCCTGCGCACCATCGTCAGACGTGCGGCCCTCCCGGCGGCCGTCGAGGGCGACTGCCCCGTGCCCGGCGGCTTTCACCTGGTCCTGGCCGACCCGCCGTACGAGCGCTCGGCCGTGCTCGACGAGCCGGTCCTGGGCGCGCTGCTCGCGGGGGGTTGGCTCGCCGAGGACGCCCTCGTGGTGTGGGAGCGCTCGAAGCGCGACCCCGCGGTGCGCTGGCCCGCCGGCTACGACGTGATCTTCGAGCGCACGTACGGGGAGACCACGATCGAAATGGCCAGGCCGGTTGATACGGTCGCCCCATGA
- the recG gene encoding ATP-dependent DNA helicase RecG: MTTLATTDTPLVEVLDPGLAERITTAFGHRTVGDLLHTLPRRYRQHGQRYDKRQLVDGERVTVIGTVTTARTRTYHTKKGQPREMLTLTVEDGDMEFRVVFFAGRSIKYLLPVGTLAMFDGTVSHFRRAPDLKHPEFLVLRSVSGQSGQLKGSGDLAALARLAAEIDAEGGPSLFDRPLLPVYAAKEGVTSWDLLGAVVTALRALVPVVDPLDDTVRSAAGLMGLDEALRKAHLPENAREKDHAGHRLRFDEALALQLLLGARRRFVARDPAPASPVRDDGIRAAMGARMPFELTDGQKAVLEEISADLARDEPMNRLLQGEVGSGKTVVALLAMLQVLDAGRQCVMLAPTEVLAVQHHRSLTAMLGDLGERGRLGAADHATRVVLLTGSMSTAQRRAALLDIVTGEAGIVVGTHALIQDSVDFFDLGLVVVDEQHRFGVRQRDRLRSKGRAGMVPHLLVMTATPIPRTIAMTVFGDLEVSELEELPGGRRPISTSVVPARERPAWLVRAWERVREEVAAGHRTYVVCSRIDADDGKADDGAKGDDDEGGDRPPLVAAVDLHEYLSTGPLAGLRIGLLHGRLPSEEKDATMADFAAGHLDVLVSTTVIEVGVDVPEATVMVVMDAERFGVSQLHQLRGRVGRGGLPGLCLLVTNSRAGSRSMERLDAVAATSDGFALAQLDLVQRREGDILGDAQSGALSALRLLSVVDDGDVIEIARRHAEEILEADPGLHRHPALAERVRRLAGSEESDYLFRY; the protein is encoded by the coding sequence ATGACGACGCTCGCCACCACGGACACGCCCCTGGTCGAGGTGCTCGACCCCGGGCTGGCGGAGCGGATCACCACGGCGTTCGGCCACCGGACCGTCGGGGACCTGCTGCACACCCTGCCGCGGCGCTACCGCCAGCACGGGCAACGCTACGACAAGCGGCAGCTCGTCGACGGCGAGCGGGTGACGGTCATCGGCACGGTCACCACGGCGCGGACGAGGACTTACCACACCAAAAAAGGCCAGCCTCGCGAGATGCTCACGCTCACCGTGGAGGACGGCGACATGGAGTTCCGAGTGGTCTTCTTCGCCGGTCGCAGCATCAAGTACCTGCTCCCGGTGGGCACCCTCGCCATGTTCGACGGCACCGTGTCGCACTTCCGTCGCGCGCCGGACCTCAAGCACCCCGAGTTCCTGGTGCTGCGGTCGGTCTCCGGGCAGAGCGGGCAGCTCAAGGGATCAGGCGACCTGGCCGCGCTGGCCCGGCTCGCTGCGGAGATCGACGCCGAGGGCGGGCCGAGCCTGTTCGACCGCCCGCTGCTGCCCGTCTACGCCGCGAAGGAGGGCGTCACCTCGTGGGACCTGCTCGGCGCGGTCGTGACCGCGTTGCGGGCGCTGGTGCCGGTGGTCGACCCGCTGGACGACACCGTGCGGTCGGCGGCGGGGCTGATGGGGTTGGACGAGGCGCTGCGTAAGGCGCATCTGCCCGAGAACGCGCGGGAGAAGGACCACGCGGGACACCGGCTGCGCTTCGACGAGGCGCTCGCCCTGCAGCTGCTGCTCGGTGCGCGGCGCCGGTTCGTCGCGCGGGACCCGGCGCCGGCCAGCCCGGTGCGGGACGACGGCATCCGCGCGGCGATGGGCGCCCGCATGCCGTTCGAGCTCACCGACGGACAGAAGGCGGTGCTGGAGGAGATCTCGGCCGACCTGGCGCGGGACGAGCCCATGAACCGGCTCCTGCAGGGCGAGGTCGGCTCGGGCAAGACCGTGGTCGCGCTGCTCGCGATGCTGCAGGTGCTCGACGCCGGACGGCAGTGCGTCATGCTCGCGCCCACCGAGGTCCTGGCGGTCCAGCACCACCGGTCCCTCACCGCGATGCTCGGCGATCTCGGCGAGCGCGGCCGCCTGGGCGCCGCCGACCACGCCACCCGCGTCGTGCTGCTCACCGGTTCGATGTCCACCGCCCAGCGTCGGGCGGCCCTGCTCGACATCGTCACCGGCGAGGCGGGGATCGTCGTGGGGACCCACGCCCTGATCCAGGACTCGGTGGACTTCTTCGACCTGGGCCTGGTGGTGGTGGACGAGCAGCACCGCTTCGGGGTGCGTCAGCGCGACCGCCTGCGGTCCAAGGGCCGCGCCGGCATGGTGCCGCACCTGCTGGTGATGACGGCGACCCCCATCCCGCGGACGATCGCCATGACGGTGTTCGGCGACCTGGAGGTCTCCGAGCTCGAGGAGCTCCCCGGGGGTCGGCGCCCGATCTCGACGTCCGTCGTGCCGGCGCGCGAGCGGCCGGCGTGGTTGGTGCGGGCGTGGGAGCGGGTGCGCGAGGAGGTGGCCGCCGGCCACCGAACGTACGTGGTGTGTTCCCGCATCGATGCCGACGACGGCAAGGCCGACGACGGGGCGAAGGGTGACGACGACGAGGGCGGCGACAGACCGCCGTTGGTCGCCGCCGTGGATCTGCACGAGTACCTGTCCACCGGCCCGCTGGCCGGGCTGAGGATCGGCCTCCTGCACGGCCGGCTCCCGTCGGAGGAGAAGGACGCCACCATGGCCGACTTCGCCGCGGGCCACCTCGACGTACTCGTGTCCACGACCGTCATCGAGGTCGGGGTGGACGTCCCCGAGGCCACGGTCATGGTGGTGATGGACGCCGAGCGTTTCGGTGTGAGCCAGCTCCACCAGCTGCGCGGTCGGGTCGGCCGCGGCGGGCTGCCGGGACTGTGCCTGCTCGTGACCAACTCCCGCGCGGGGAGCCGGTCCATGGAGCGGCTCGACGCGGTCGCCGCCACGAGCGACGGGTTCGCCCTGGCCCAGCTGGACCTCGTCCAACGGCGCGAGGGGGACATCCTGGGGGACGCGCAGTCCGGGGCGCTGTCGGCGCTACGGCTGCTCTCGGTTGTCGACGACGGGGACGTCATCGAGATCGCCCGCCGCCACGCCGAGGAGATCCTCGAGGCGGACCCGGGCCTGCACCGGCACCCCGCCCTCGCCGAGCGTGTCCGCCGCCTGGCCGGCTCCGAGGAATCCGACTACCTGTTCAGATACTGA